The nucleotide window GTTCACTCCTCTCGCGGCCTATACGGCCGACAGTTTAATTTCAACGTCCACGCCAGCCGACAGGTCCAACTTCATCAGTTGGTCGATCGTCTGTTGAGTGGGTTCCAAAATATCCAACATGCGCTTGTGAGTCCGGATCTCGAACTGCTCGCGCGACTTCTTATCAACGTGGGGCGAACGCAGAACCGTGTAACGGTTAATGCGTGTGGGAAGCGGAATCGGACCCGCAACACGCGCGCCTGTGCGACGTGCGGTCTCAACGATTTCTTTCGTCGATTGATCCAGAAGTTTATGGTCAAAAGCTTTCAGGCGAATGCGAATTTTCTGACTTTGCATATTCCGCTCTTTCTCAGTTTTCTAAACACTCAAAAACACGAACAAACATATTCGTCTCGAGAGAATTCCTGCGTTTCAGTTCTCGGCTTAGCAAGCCCAACGAAAATCCCGTACTCATTCCCGAGCACGTTAAGAACTGACGGCCACGAATCTTTTTTAGATCTCGTTACGAGGTGCCGAATATGCCCGAGCCCGGAATCCCATGTCAAAAGAAAATCCAGAATTTCATTGCGCTCTCGGGATCTTCCCGCTCCACCCTCAAAACGAAACTGTGAGGGGGTGGCGCCCTCTCCGCTCCTTCGGAGAGCTGCCACTCCGTGACATTGTTTAAGAGGCAGGCAGTCGCTCTGGAGGCGCGGGAACTGGAATCCGGCGGAGGCTCCGGTGGGGAGCGGCTTGGCGCGATCACAAAGACCGCGAGCCCGGAGTTGAAGGAATTTCAGGTGGCGCGAGAGGCCCGGCACCGCAGAGACGCGAAAAAGCCCTTTCCCTCGCACGGCACGAGGGAAAGGGCCTGTATTTGGGAGAACCAGACCGCCTAATAACCGCCGGTGATCATGACCCAGCCGCCGGTCGAAGCCTTCGTCCAGAGCTCCGATGAGCTCGGCGTCACGTAAGCGCTGATCAGCAGCTGCCCGTTCACCGAAAACTCCGCACCGACCTGGGTGCTCGTCTTACAGTACGTCATGTACTCTCGCGCCCGCTGCAAGCAGCGATGGGGATTCACCGCCGAATCCTGATAGGAATCCGCGAAGCTCGTGCCCGAGTTGATCCTCATCGGTCGGCACTGACTGAGTTTGATGGTGCAATCCGCCGAGGCCGTCACGGCAGAGAGGACCACGAAGAGCGCTAAAACGGTTTTCAACAAGTTCATTTGAACCCCCTGTTTTGGTTGCGAACATCGATCTGGGTTCATTGTGACCGGCTTCAGACTCCGGAGAGACTGACATATCCGCGCAGAAAACGATCCTTCACTTCGCCGTGTTTCATCATGAAACGAAAAAGCCGGGCGCTGGGCCCGGCCGATACGAAAATGGAGTTCGCGGAACGAGTCGCTAGAATCGGCCGAGTCGCCCCAGGATCTCTTCGCGCTTTTTCGTGGGCACCGCTTGGTACTCCAGGAAATCCATCGCGAAAGAGGCACGCCCCTGCGACAACGAGCGCAGATCCGTCGCGTAACCGAAAAGCCCTTCGAGCGGCACCTCGGCCTGGATGACCTGGGTTCCCTGACTTTTCACGTTGATCGAGTTCACGCGACCGCGACGCGAATTCACATCGCCGACGACGCCGCCGACAAAACTGTCCGGCGAAGTGACCTCGACCTTGAAGATCGGCTCGAGCAACTGAACTTGCGTCTTCTTCACGGCATCCCGGAGCGCCAGCGAAGCCGCCGCCTTGAACGCCATTTCCGACGCCGACTTTTCGTCGCGCATCGTGGCCGAAAGCAGGGTGATCTTCATGTCGATCATCGGATACGAAGCCAAAGGTCCGACCTCGGCCGTTTCGCGCGCGCCCGACTCGATCGCCTTCGTGATCGCCAGCGGCAGCGGAGGCGTCGCCTTCGGAATCAGGTTCACCAGCTGGATGCCCGCGCCCCGCTCAAGCCCCTCGACCTTCACGCGCACCGCCGCGAACTGCTCTTCGCCGGCGATCAGACGTTCGTAAACGTGCTCGGCGTCCGCCGATCCCTGAATCGCCTCGCGGTACGAGACCTGGGGTTTACCGACGTTCGCTTGGACTTTGTGTTCACGCAGCAGACGGTCCACCAGAATCTCGAGGTGAAGCTCGCCCATGCCCGAGAGCAAAGTTTGCCCCGTCTCGGGATCCATGCGCAGACGCGCCGAGGGATCTTCCTTCACCAGCTTTTCGAGCCCCGCCATCATTTTATCTTGATCGGCGGAGCTTTTCGCCTCGACCGCGACCGAAATCACGGGCTCGGGCGGGACGATGGACTCCAGGACGACGTTCTTTTTCGATTCGCAAAGGGTGTCGCCCGTTCCCGTGAACTTCAAGCCGACGATCGCGCCGATATCCCCGGCCTTCAGCTCGGTGATTTCTTGGCGCGAGTTCGCGTGCATGCGGACGATCTTCTGCACGCGCTCTTTTTTCTCGGTCCGGGGGTTATAAACCTGATCGCCGACTTTCATCGTGCCCGAGTACACGCGCACGTAAGTCAGCGAGCCCGCGAACGGATCGGTCGCGATCTTGAACGCCAGGCCCACCGCCGGGTCGTCGAAGTTCGTTTTGCAGACGATCTCTTTTTCGGGTTTTTCCGGATCGTGACCGACGACATCCGGTACGTCCAGGGGCGAGGGCAGATAGTCGATGACCGCATCGAGCAAGGGCTGCACGCCTTTGTTTTTGAAGGCCGCCCCGCAAAGAACCGGGAACACCTTCATGGCGAGCACGCCTTTGCGAAGGGCCCCCTTCAGCTCTTCGGGCGTTACGTCTTTGCCCTCAATGAGCTTTTCCATGATGGCATCGTCGAAATCGCCGATACGCTCGATGGTCTTCGCGCGGGTCAGCGCGACCTCTTCCGCCATGTCGGCAGGAATGGGGCCGCGGGTGAACTTCTCGCCTTTGTCTTTGTCGGATGATTCCCAAATCAAGGCTTCGTTCGCGATCAGATCCACCAGACCGACAAAAGCATCCTCGGAGCCGATCGGCATTTGGATCGGCAGGGGCTCGGCGTTGAGTTTGTCTTTGATCGTGCCCACCGACATCCAGAAATCGGCGCCGACCCGGTCCATCTTGTTGATGAAGCAGATCCGCGGCACTTTGTGTTTGTCGCCCTGACGCCAGACGGTTTCCGACTGGGGCTCGACGCCGTTCACGCCGTCAAAAACGGCGACGGCGCCATCGAGCACGCGCAGCGAACGCTCGACTTCGATCGTGAAGTCCACGTGCCCGGGAGTATCGATGACGTTGATCCGGTGCTCACGCCATTGGAGAGTCGTCGCGGCCGCGGTGATCGTGATCCCGCGCTCCTGCTCTTGCTCCATCCAGTCCATGGTGGCCGCGCCATCATGCACTTCCCCAATTTTGTGGGATTTGCCGGAGTAATAAAGAATACGCTCGGTCGTCGTGGTCTTACCGGCATCAATATGCGCCATGATCCCGATATTCCGGGTCCAACGCAGCTCTTCAACAGTTTGCGGATCAGCAGCAGACATAGCCTGCGAATGTAAGCGCCAGAACCTAAAATGTCGAGACGGAAAGCCCCTCTTCTCCCAGCCCCCACACCAAAAGATCGGCACAAGCGGCCCCAATCCCAGCCTTGATTTTCCTTCACCCTCACCCGAGAGGATGAGCCTTCGGATTTCCCGTCAGTTTGCTTTTTCTTCTTTTGGCGGGACCTCCGCCACGCCAGGATGGCGTATTCATTGGCGGCGAGGCCTGGAGGGCCGTGTCCCGCCAAAAGAAGAGAAAGGAAAGTGATGGGAAATCCGAAGGCCACCCGGAGCCCCTCCCCACGAGGGCGAAGGAAAACCAAGCGCCCCAAACGACAACGGCCCCTTCACGTCAATCCCCAGAGAACCCGGGAGCTGACGAGAAGAGGCCGGTGCCTGTTCTCGGATTTCTAGAAATCCAATTACCAGTTGTAGTGCGAGAAAGCCTTGTTCGCTTCCGCCATACGGTGAACATCTTCGCGCTTTTTGATCGCGTTACCGCGATTGTTGTAAGCGTCGAGGATTTCGCCGGCCAGGCGCTTCGAGAAGTCTTTTTCGCCACGAGCACGCGAGTACTCGATCAGCCAACGCATCGACAGCGCCAGACGGCGCGAGGGACGAACGTCAACGGGAACTTGGTAAGTCGCACCACCAACGCGGCGGCTGCGGACTTCCAGCGAGGGCTTACAGTTCTCAAGAGCTTTCTTGAGGACCGCAACGGGCTCTTCGCCAGCCACTTTGTCTTTCAGTTCATCCAATGCTCCGTAGAACATCTTCTGAGCGATCGCCTTGCGACCTTGCAGCATCATCTTGTTGATGAATTTCGCGATCACGATGTCTTTGTAGACGGGATCTGGAATGACTTCGCGTTTAAATGTCTTTTTACGACGTGACATGATCAATCTCCAAAAGTTTGTCCGGTGTCTAACCCGGATCAAGTCTGTTCGGCCGCCTCTCAATTTGAGCGGCCGAAACCTGAGTTAGATAACGAATTACTTCTTCGGGCGTTTCGCGCCGTACTTCGAACGTGCGCGCAAGCGACCGTTCACACCTTGCAGGTCGAGGACGCCGCGGACGATGTGGTAACGCACACCGGGCAGATCCTTCACACGACCACCACGGATCAAGACCACGCTGTGCTCTTGAAGGTTGTGACCGATGCCGGGGATGTACGAGATGACCTCGTATCCGTTCGACAAACGAACTTTCGCCACCTTACGGAGGGCCGAGTTCGGCTTCTTGGGAGTTGTCGTGTAAACACGAGTGCAAACTCCACGACGCTGCGGGCACTTCATCAGCGCCGGAGACTTCGTATCGTTCTTCTGGACTGTCCGCTCTTTGCGGATCAGCTGGTTGATCGTAGGCATTTCTGCTCCTGTAGCTCTCTGTTGGGACGCGCTTTCGCGGGCCCTCTGTCTTTCGACACGCTTCACTTCAACCGACTCTGGATCTTCCGGTACCGATCCGAGCTTTGTCCGGTTGAAATTACTCAACGAGTTTATTCCGGAAAACTAAGGCCCGGACAATAGCCAGCGGGGTTGGGGGCGTCAAGACGTGAGAACGAAAAAAGCCAAGGTTCCCCTTGGCTTTTCCGCTCTGGAGCCGCCCTTCCGGACAGCCCCAGATCTCTTATAAACGAACTGGCAATCGTTACGGCTGCGTCGTCGCCCCGAATCCGGGGAGCGAAGTGCCGAGCGACAGATCCTGCTCGTCCTGGGTGGTGACTTTCCAACGCTTGTACGAGGTCAGACCTGTACCGGCGGGGATCAGACGACCCATGATGATGTTCTCTTTCAGACCGCGCAAAGCATCCGTACGGCTGTTGATGGCCGCTTCGGTGAGGACTTTGGTGGTTTCCTGGAATGAGGCCGCCGAGATCCAGCTGTCGGTCGACAGCGAGACCTTGGTGATCCCCAGCAGGAGCGGATCGATGGTTGCGGGTTGTCCGCCTTCCGCGATCACGCGCTCGTTTTCGACAGCCAAGTTGTATTTCTCAACCTGTTCGCCCGCCAAGAAACGAGTGTCACCCGAGTCACGAACCGCCACTTTACGGAGCATCTGACGAACGATGACTTCGATGTGCTTATCGTTAATTCCGACCCCTTGCAGACGGTAAACTTCTTGGATCTCGTTGGTGAGGTAGCTCGACAGAGCCTTCTCGCCCAGAACGGCCAAGACGTCGTGAGGATTCGTGGGTCCATCCATCAGTGCTTCACCGGCACGAACGTATTCACCTTCACGAACCGCGACGTGTTTCCCTTTGGGGATCAGGTATTCGCGCTGTTCGCCGACTTCGGGAGTCACGATCAAACGCTGTTTAC belongs to Pseudobdellovibrionaceae bacterium and includes:
- the rpsJ gene encoding 30S ribosomal protein S10, whose protein sequence is MQSQKIRIRLKAFDHKLLDQSTKEIVETARRTGARVAGPIPLPTRINRYTVLRSPHVDKKSREQFEIRTHKRMLDILEPTQQTIDQLMKLDLSAGVDVEIKLSAV
- the rpsL gene encoding 30S ribosomal protein S12 — encoded protein: MPTINQLIRKERTVQKNDTKSPALMKCPQRRGVCTRVYTTTPKKPNSALRKVAKVRLSNGYEVISYIPGIGHNLQEHSVVLIRGGRVKDLPGVRYHIVRGVLDLQGVNGRLRARSKYGAKRPKK
- the fusA gene encoding elongation factor G gives rise to the protein MSAADPQTVEELRWTRNIGIMAHIDAGKTTTTERILYYSGKSHKIGEVHDGAATMDWMEQEQERGITITAAATTLQWREHRINVIDTPGHVDFTIEVERSLRVLDGAVAVFDGVNGVEPQSETVWRQGDKHKVPRICFINKMDRVGADFWMSVGTIKDKLNAEPLPIQMPIGSEDAFVGLVDLIANEALIWESSDKDKGEKFTRGPIPADMAEEVALTRAKTIERIGDFDDAIMEKLIEGKDVTPEELKGALRKGVLAMKVFPVLCGAAFKNKGVQPLLDAVIDYLPSPLDVPDVVGHDPEKPEKEIVCKTNFDDPAVGLAFKIATDPFAGSLTYVRVYSGTMKVGDQVYNPRTEKKERVQKIVRMHANSRQEITELKAGDIGAIVGLKFTGTGDTLCESKKNVVLESIVPPEPVISVAVEAKSSADQDKMMAGLEKLVKEDPSARLRMDPETGQTLLSGMGELHLEILVDRLLREHKVQANVGKPQVSYREAIQGSADAEHVYERLIAGEEQFAAVRVKVEGLERGAGIQLVNLIPKATPPLPLAITKAIESGARETAEVGPLASYPMIDMKITLLSATMRDEKSASEMAFKAAASLALRDAVKKTQVQLLEPIFKVEVTSPDSFVGGVVGDVNSRRGRVNSINVKSQGTQVIQAEVPLEGLFGYATDLRSLSQGRASFAMDFLEYQAVPTKKREEILGRLGRF
- the rpsG gene encoding 30S ribosomal protein S7, with product MSRRKKTFKREVIPDPVYKDIVIAKFINKMMLQGRKAIAQKMFYGALDELKDKVAGEEPVAVLKKALENCKPSLEVRSRRVGGATYQVPVDVRPSRRLALSMRWLIEYSRARGEKDFSKRLAGEILDAYNNRGNAIKKREDVHRMAEANKAFSHYNW